One Streptomyces lincolnensis genomic region harbors:
- the lmrC gene encoding ABC-F type ribosomal protection protein LmrC, giving the protein MADASIVCTNLSFSWPDETPVFDGLSFALGAGRCGLVGPNGAGKSTLLRLAVGELTPTAGSITAQGHVGYLPQSLPLIDGTVDEALEIASIRAALHAIESGDVDEAHFTTVGDHWDIEERTTIVLDRLGLGDVSLDRPLRSLSGGQVLAIGLAAQLLKRPDVLILDEPTNNLDLAARQRLYQVVEEWKGALLVVSHDRELLDRVDTIAELQASELRLYGGNFTAYTEAVELEQENVQRAVRGAEQELRRHKREAQAAQERAQRRASNAKRNKASSGVPRIHAGALQRQAQESAGRAASVHQDRVSQAKAKLDEASQGMREEARLAITLPQTSVPAGRTVLTCHEANVRYGERTLFTGSGVDLGIRGPERIALLGPNGSGKSTLLKLIAGELEPSSGTVTAPTDRVSYLSQRLDLLDLDASVLDNLRRFAPHLQDGEVRYRLAQFLFRGDRVHRTAGWLSGGERLRATLACVLSTDPAPQLLLLDEPTNNLDLNSAAQLENALNAFQGAFVVVSHDQAFLRAIGVSRWLRLADGTLEEIAEADDAWPHRDK; this is encoded by the coding sequence ATGGCTGACGCGAGTATTGTCTGCACCAATCTCTCCTTCTCCTGGCCCGACGAGACGCCGGTCTTCGACGGGTTGTCCTTTGCCCTCGGCGCCGGCCGTTGCGGCCTCGTGGGCCCCAATGGCGCGGGAAAGTCCACACTGTTGCGGCTCGCCGTAGGGGAACTCACCCCTACCGCAGGCTCGATCACCGCGCAGGGACATGTCGGGTACCTGCCGCAGTCCCTGCCGCTGATCGACGGCACCGTCGACGAGGCCCTGGAGATCGCCTCCATCCGGGCGGCTCTGCATGCCATCGAGTCAGGTGACGTGGACGAGGCGCACTTCACCACTGTGGGCGATCACTGGGACATCGAGGAACGCACCACGATCGTCCTGGACCGTCTGGGTCTCGGCGACGTGTCCCTTGACCGCCCGCTTCGCTCCCTCAGCGGCGGCCAGGTCCTCGCCATCGGCCTGGCCGCGCAGCTCCTGAAGCGACCCGACGTGCTGATCCTCGACGAACCCACCAACAACCTTGACCTGGCCGCCCGGCAGCGGCTCTACCAGGTCGTCGAAGAGTGGAAGGGGGCCCTCCTCGTCGTCAGCCACGACCGGGAGCTCCTGGACCGCGTAGACACCATCGCCGAGCTGCAGGCATCCGAACTCCGCCTCTACGGTGGCAACTTCACCGCCTACACGGAAGCCGTCGAGCTGGAACAGGAGAACGTGCAGCGCGCGGTGCGCGGGGCGGAGCAGGAGTTGCGCCGCCACAAGCGCGAGGCGCAGGCGGCCCAGGAGCGGGCCCAGCGCCGGGCCAGCAACGCCAAGCGCAACAAGGCTTCGTCGGGGGTGCCCCGTATCCACGCGGGCGCCCTTCAGCGACAGGCTCAGGAATCGGCGGGCCGCGCCGCCTCGGTGCACCAGGACCGGGTGTCCCAGGCCAAGGCCAAGCTGGACGAGGCCAGTCAGGGGATGCGTGAGGAAGCGCGCCTGGCGATCACCCTTCCGCAGACCTCGGTCCCGGCCGGACGCACCGTGTTGACGTGCCATGAGGCCAATGTCCGGTACGGGGAACGGACGTTGTTCACCGGCTCGGGCGTCGACCTCGGGATCCGCGGGCCGGAGCGGATCGCGCTGCTCGGGCCCAACGGCTCGGGCAAGTCAACGCTGTTGAAGCTGATCGCCGGCGAGCTCGAACCCTCCTCGGGGACGGTCACGGCGCCGACGGACCGGGTGTCCTATCTCTCGCAGCGCCTCGATCTGCTCGACTTGGACGCCAGCGTCCTGGACAACCTGCGCCGTTTCGCCCCGCATCTGCAGGACGGCGAAGTCCGCTACCGCCTGGCGCAGTTCCTCTTCCGCGGCGACCGAGTTCATCGCACCGCCGGATGGCTCTCCGGCGGTGAGCGGCTGCGCGCGACCCTGGCGTGTGTCCTGTCCACGGACCCTGCCCCTCAGCTGCTCCTGCTGGACGAGCCGACGAACAACCTCGACCTCAACAGTGCCGCCCAGCTGGAGAACGCGCTCAACGCCTTCCAGGGCGCCTTCGTAGTCGTCAGCCACGACCAGGCGTTCCTGCGCGCCATCGGTGTCTCGCGCTGGCTGCGCCTGGCGGACGGAACCCTGGAGGAGATCGCGGAGGCGGACGACGCGTGGCCTCATCGGGATAAGTGA
- a CDS encoding glycosyltransferase translates to MTARTERGRALAFVWLMVEGAQVAAGGVAGYVRNLLDEQDALRDHLAERGWSVEFVLGEPFYDPGAPGYDEERWRRVREHLAARGGRAVRLVSDSDGLDGWGEERFFHALSATGAQLVLDTAERCDAVVAVSGTSAFARVPGMVQRQGGELAAKVLHVHTFGLATHDTAHVPSPAEIAADGDVAFWTRQSDRVSVGYISRYTAELYARTYAIPAAALLPNRSAIPRHAPRFGVLTEERINERIAGLGLPAEGEFVVMWGRNSAPGLDKGYHLLLEAARDLPGVVPVIATRRPDPGLRRLADRYAVPAVLLDDQPFTHLSALLQSPRTLAAAFLGEAEPGAVSPMEAMWVARESGALVIAADTGNLPEVVDDGAAGIVTRRTAADVADAVRRVRKLTADERRRMRAAAAARVRARFDFAANVRELADAAVDRLAEVS, encoded by the coding sequence GTGACGGCGCGGACGGAACGGGGGCGCGCGCTCGCGTTCGTCTGGCTGATGGTCGAAGGCGCCCAGGTGGCTGCCGGCGGCGTGGCCGGCTATGTGCGGAATCTGCTCGACGAACAGGACGCCCTGCGCGACCACTTGGCCGAACGGGGCTGGTCGGTGGAGTTCGTCCTCGGGGAGCCGTTCTACGACCCGGGCGCGCCCGGCTACGACGAGGAGCGGTGGCGGCGGGTGCGTGAGCACCTCGCGGCCCGCGGTGGCCGGGCCGTCCGGCTCGTCAGCGACAGCGACGGCCTGGACGGCTGGGGCGAGGAGCGGTTCTTCCACGCCCTGTCGGCGACGGGCGCCCAGCTCGTCCTGGACACCGCCGAGCGCTGCGACGCGGTGGTGGCGGTCTCCGGCACCAGCGCGTTCGCCCGCGTCCCCGGCATGGTCCAGCGCCAGGGCGGCGAGCTGGCCGCCAAGGTGCTGCACGTGCACACCTTCGGCCTGGCCACGCACGACACCGCGCACGTGCCCTCGCCCGCCGAGATCGCCGCCGACGGCGACGTCGCCTTCTGGACCCGGCAGAGCGACCGGGTGAGCGTCGGCTACATCTCCCGGTACACCGCGGAGCTGTACGCGCGCACGTACGCCATCCCCGCCGCCGCCCTGCTGCCCAACCGCAGCGCGATACCGCGCCACGCGCCCCGCTTCGGCGTCCTGACGGAAGAACGGATCAACGAGCGGATCGCCGGACTCGGCCTGCCCGCCGAGGGCGAGTTCGTCGTCATGTGGGGGCGCAACAGCGCCCCCGGTCTGGACAAGGGCTACCACCTGCTCCTGGAGGCCGCCCGCGACCTGCCCGGCGTCGTGCCCGTCATCGCCACCCGCCGCCCCGACCCCGGTCTGCGGCGGCTCGCCGACCGGTACGCGGTGCCCGCCGTCCTCCTGGACGACCAGCCCTTCACACACCTGTCCGCGCTGTTGCAGTCCCCCCGGACGCTGGCGGCGGCGTTCCTGGGGGAGGCCGAGCCCGGGGCGGTGTCCCCGATGGAGGCGATGTGGGTGGCCCGCGAGTCAGGCGCCCTCGTCATCGCGGCGGACACCGGCAACCTGCCCGAGGTCGTGGACGACGGGGCCGCGGGCATCGTCACCCGCCGCACCGCGGCCGACGTCGCCGACGCGGTGCGGCGGGTGCGGAAGCTGACCGCCGACGAGCGGCGGAGGATGCGGGCCGCGGCCGCCGCGCGCGTACGCGCGCGCTTCGACTTCGCCGCCAACGTCCGGGAGTTGGCCGACGCCGCGGTCGACAGGCTGGCGGAGGTGTCATGA
- a CDS encoding maleylpyruvate isomerase N-terminal domain-containing protein, translating into MTSDALPRRTPGSWERAIYAIELQRKGLARLGSGVTALADEGRHLRAWLTSADAAAWRRPTRCAEWNVRDVVAHLASGELYNQACVHDDIASLGEWADDEAYNVGQVEMRRHLSHRDVFAEWDERHRDVVAAWGAMDPADPLTTSWGPYLVGLQAWHIASEYATHADDIGVPVPAERAASRLDWRLAFSQYAVEECELGLTVEPAEGDSVLVRDGAGAGAELVLTREQFVAAVSARLPYDAVADDPAVHALLRRMTVLVGP; encoded by the coding sequence ATGACCTCTGACGCCCTTCCGCGTCGTACACCCGGAAGCTGGGAGAGAGCCATTTACGCCATCGAGTTGCAGCGCAAGGGACTGGCCCGGCTCGGGTCGGGTGTCACGGCACTGGCCGACGAGGGAAGACACCTGCGGGCCTGGCTCACGAGCGCCGACGCGGCGGCGTGGCGACGGCCCACACGCTGTGCGGAGTGGAACGTCCGGGACGTCGTCGCGCACCTGGCGAGCGGCGAGCTGTACAACCAGGCATGCGTGCACGACGACATCGCCTCGCTCGGCGAGTGGGCCGACGACGAGGCGTACAACGTCGGCCAGGTGGAGATGCGCCGCCACCTGAGCCACCGCGACGTCTTCGCGGAGTGGGACGAGCGCCACCGGGACGTGGTGGCCGCCTGGGGGGCCATGGACCCGGCCGACCCGCTCACCACGAGCTGGGGACCGTACCTGGTCGGCCTGCAGGCGTGGCACATCGCGTCGGAGTACGCGACCCACGCCGACGACATCGGGGTCCCCGTCCCCGCGGAGCGGGCCGCCTCCCGGCTCGACTGGCGCCTCGCCTTCTCCCAGTACGCGGTCGAGGAGTGCGAGCTGGGCCTTACGGTCGAGCCCGCCGAGGGCGACAGTGTGCTCGTGCGGGACGGGGCCGGGGCCGGGGCCGAACTCGTACTGACCCGTGAGCAGTTCGTGGCCGCGGTCAGCGCCCGGCTGCCGTACGACGCCGTCGCCGACGACCCCGCCGTTCACGCGCTGCTACGGCGCATGACGGTGCTGGTGGGGCCGTGA
- a CDS encoding PhzF family phenazine biosynthesis protein, with product MIVVPFEMVDMFAHEPFSGSQLTVVPDADGLTDAAMEALAREVNTPETAFVLPPADPGATYRVRVFTLAGETPFGGHSSLGTAVTLVRLGRVAPGAVAQECGSRLHSLSVGPDKGTVTAEKPVEAREPDLRLLTAAAGVDPADVVEAPVRTAGFGPAFHYLQVREGVVPGARADLELMARRDLPDVMVFSWDPRTRQATARVFAPGYGMPEDPACASNALGLGEWLVAAGRLPAADGTYEYLIRQGVGSPRVGTVECSVTVDSGCAVRASATGSVVPVARGEFLLGPDLATAVASV from the coding sequence ATGATCGTGGTCCCGTTCGAGATGGTCGACATGTTCGCCCACGAGCCCTTCTCCGGCAGTCAGTTGACGGTGGTGCCCGACGCGGACGGGCTCACCGACGCGGCCATGGAGGCCCTGGCACGGGAAGTGAACACACCTGAGACGGCGTTCGTGCTGCCCCCTGCCGACCCCGGCGCCACCTATCGCGTACGTGTCTTCACACTGGCCGGGGAGACACCGTTCGGCGGTCATTCCTCGCTGGGTACCGCCGTGACCCTGGTACGGCTCGGCCGGGTCGCGCCGGGCGCCGTCGCCCAGGAGTGCGGCTCCCGGCTGCACTCGCTCTCCGTAGGACCGGACAAGGGCACCGTCACGGCCGAGAAGCCCGTCGAGGCGCGCGAGCCCGACCTCCGCCTGCTGACGGCGGCGGCGGGCGTCGACCCGGCGGACGTGGTCGAGGCACCTGTACGGACCGCCGGGTTCGGGCCCGCGTTCCACTACCTCCAGGTACGCGAGGGGGTGGTGCCCGGCGCGCGGGCCGACCTGGAACTGATGGCGCGGCGCGACCTTCCCGACGTGATGGTCTTCTCCTGGGATCCGCGGACGCGGCAGGCCACGGCCCGGGTCTTCGCGCCGGGCTACGGCATGCCCGAGGACCCGGCCTGCGCCTCGAACGCCCTCGGCCTCGGCGAGTGGCTGGTCGCGGCGGGACGGCTGCCCGCCGCCGACGGCACGTACGAGTACCTGATCCGGCAGGGGGTCGGCTCACCGCGCGTCGGCACCGTCGAGTGCTCGGTGACCGTCGACTCCGGCTGTGCGGTGCGGGCCTCGGCGACCGGGAGCGTCGTCCCGGTGGCCCGGGGCGAGTTCCTTCTCGGTCCGGACCTGGCCACGGCGGTCGCTTCCGTGTAG
- the lmbY gene encoding F420-dependent reductase LmbY: MRHGVVILPEHHWARARELWRYAEELGFDHAWTYDHVKWRWLSDRPWFGAVPTLAAAATATSRIGLGTLVANIRLHDPVVFAKEVMTLDDISGGRFLCGVGSGGPDRDILRAGELTKGQWADRYGEFVELMDTLLRQEPVAFDGTYYSCHETVLHPACVRRPRTPLCVAAAGPRGMRLAARHADTWVTMGAPNVFDDAPYADSVPLVKDQVAAFERACHDVGRDPATVRRLLVAGPSIGGVLDSAGAFQDAAGLFEDAGITDFVVHWPRPDFPYRGSPAVLDDIAPILHSAPEEA, from the coding sequence ATGCGCCACGGTGTCGTGATCCTGCCCGAGCACCACTGGGCCAGAGCCCGTGAATTATGGCGGTACGCCGAGGAGTTGGGCTTCGACCACGCCTGGACCTACGACCACGTGAAGTGGCGCTGGCTGAGCGACCGCCCCTGGTTCGGAGCCGTGCCGACGCTGGCGGCCGCCGCCACGGCCACCTCCCGGATCGGGCTCGGCACCCTCGTCGCCAACATCCGCCTCCATGACCCGGTCGTGTTCGCCAAAGAGGTCATGACCCTCGACGACATCTCCGGCGGCCGCTTCCTGTGCGGCGTCGGCTCCGGCGGACCCGACCGCGACATACTCCGCGCCGGCGAGCTGACGAAGGGCCAATGGGCGGACCGCTACGGCGAGTTCGTCGAGCTGATGGACACCCTGCTCCGGCAGGAGCCGGTCGCCTTCGACGGCACGTACTACAGCTGCCACGAGACGGTCCTGCACCCCGCTTGTGTACGGCGGCCCCGCACCCCCCTCTGCGTGGCCGCCGCGGGCCCGCGCGGCATGCGCCTGGCCGCCCGCCACGCGGACACCTGGGTCACGATGGGCGCGCCGAACGTGTTCGACGATGCGCCCTACGCCGACTCCGTCCCCCTGGTCAAGGACCAGGTGGCGGCGTTCGAGCGGGCCTGCCACGACGTCGGCCGCGACCCCGCCACCGTGCGGCGGCTTCTCGTCGCCGGGCCCTCGATCGGCGGGGTGCTCGATTCGGCCGGGGCCTTCCAAGACGCGGCCGGGCTGTTCGAAGACGCCGGCATCACCGACTTCGTCGTCCACTGGCCCCGGCCCGACTTCCCGTACCGGGGCAGCCCGGCGGTCCTCGACGACATCGCGCCCATCCTGCACAGCGCACCGGAGGAAGCATGA
- a CDS encoding methyltransferase domain-containing protein — translation MTAVRQSPEIIELQDTEQRRGWQAFTLSQLPDMISAMHVCHAVHALAETPLLERLRRGPRSVDDLLAGLHEPTGTGFLRYLANRGVLERQGETYLLTRLGEFLTTDLSLARLGIYVGAYGSVTGRMGDLLTGKATYGTDVVRDGGQLGLHCATLFSFFHTPVVVEAMRGRGARRVLDVGCGGGQLLVDACLRDPSLTGIGLDIDPAAVEVAQDLAERQGVADRVEFVVGDAFAPADWPEVCYEADGLCVMSALHEHFRHGEQAVVELLDEYAARFPHQKILLVGEPELRYDGRENDDDFFLIHVLTQQGLPRDRSAWFSVFERSTLDCRRVYTRPGAGPRMCFYDLVPRR, via the coding sequence ATGACAGCCGTTCGGCAAAGCCCGGAAATCATCGAACTCCAAGACACGGAACAGCGCCGGGGATGGCAGGCTTTCACCCTCTCCCAACTGCCCGACATGATCAGCGCGATGCACGTCTGTCACGCGGTGCACGCGCTGGCCGAGACGCCGCTTCTGGAGCGGCTGCGCCGCGGCCCACGGTCCGTGGACGACCTGCTCGCGGGCCTGCACGAGCCCACGGGGACCGGCTTCCTGCGGTACCTGGCGAACCGCGGGGTCCTTGAACGCCAGGGCGAGACCTATCTCCTCACCCGCCTCGGAGAGTTCCTCACCACTGACCTCTCGCTCGCGCGGCTCGGCATCTACGTGGGCGCCTACGGGTCCGTCACCGGCAGGATGGGGGACCTCCTGACGGGCAAGGCGACGTACGGGACCGACGTGGTGCGCGACGGCGGCCAGCTCGGCCTGCACTGCGCCACGCTGTTCTCGTTCTTCCACACCCCGGTGGTCGTCGAGGCGATGCGCGGCCGGGGCGCCCGGCGCGTCCTCGATGTCGGCTGCGGCGGCGGGCAGCTCCTCGTGGACGCCTGCCTGCGCGACCCCTCGCTCACCGGCATCGGGCTCGACATCGACCCCGCCGCCGTCGAGGTGGCCCAGGACCTGGCAGAACGCCAGGGCGTGGCGGACCGGGTGGAGTTCGTGGTGGGCGACGCCTTCGCGCCGGCCGACTGGCCCGAGGTCTGCTACGAGGCGGACGGCCTGTGCGTGATGAGCGCCCTGCACGAGCACTTCCGTCATGGCGAGCAGGCCGTGGTCGAGCTGCTCGACGAGTACGCGGCGCGGTTCCCGCACCAGAAGATCCTGCTGGTCGGCGAGCCCGAGCTGCGCTACGACGGGCGGGAGAACGACGACGACTTCTTCCTCATCCACGTCCTCACGCAGCAGGGCCTGCCCCGCGACCGGTCGGCCTGGTTCTCCGTCTTCGAGCGGAGCACCCTGGACTGCCGCCGGGTCTACACGCGCCCCGGCGCGGGCCCCCGGATGTGCTTCTACGACCTGGTGCCGCGGCGGTGA
- a CDS encoding 23S rRNA (adenine(2058)-N(6))-methyltransferase Erm(U) gives MPSRYGSRQELGQNFLVDPDIIKLIRRAAERTEGPIVDLGAGDGALTLPLSRLGRPVTAVELDPRRVKRLSARAPENVKVVGEDILRFRLPTVPHTVVGNIPFHVTTATMRRILVAPAWVSAVLVVQWEVARRRAGIGGCSLVTAESWPWFDFSVLKRVPRFAFRPAPSVDGGILVIERRPEPLVRERREYQDFVRQVFTGRGHGLREILQRIGRVQDSDLSAWFRAHGVSPQALPKDLTAEQWASLWGMARGGRSVPRTRRPRGLPPRTSRGPRRNSG, from the coding sequence GTGCCCAGCCGATACGGCAGCCGGCAGGAACTCGGTCAGAATTTTCTCGTCGACCCCGACATCATCAAGCTGATACGCCGAGCCGCCGAACGAACGGAAGGTCCCATCGTTGATCTGGGCGCCGGAGACGGCGCCCTGACGCTGCCCTTGAGTCGATTGGGCCGCCCTGTCACCGCGGTTGAGCTCGATCCCCGCCGGGTCAAACGGCTTTCGGCGCGTGCCCCGGAAAACGTCAAGGTCGTCGGCGAGGACATTCTGCGCTTTCGGCTTCCGACCGTTCCGCACACCGTCGTGGGGAACATCCCCTTCCATGTCACGACGGCCACGATGCGCCGGATCCTCGTGGCTCCCGCATGGGTGTCGGCCGTCCTCGTGGTGCAGTGGGAAGTGGCGCGCCGCCGGGCCGGCATCGGCGGCTGCTCGCTGGTCACGGCGGAGTCCTGGCCGTGGTTCGACTTCTCGGTGCTCAAGCGGGTGCCGAGGTTCGCCTTCCGGCCCGCGCCCTCCGTGGACGGCGGGATCCTCGTCATCGAGCGGCGGCCCGAGCCACTGGTGCGGGAGCGCAGGGAGTACCAGGACTTCGTCAGACAGGTCTTCACCGGGCGCGGTCACGGGCTGCGGGAGATCCTCCAACGCATCGGGCGGGTCCAGGACAGCGACCTGTCCGCGTGGTTCAGGGCACATGGAGTCTCGCCGCAGGCGCTGCCGAAGGACCTCACCGCCGAGCAGTGGGCGTCGCTCTGGGGCATGGCGCGTGGCGGCCGGTCCGTGCCGCGGACGCGGCGACCCCGGGGCCTGCCGCCCCGCACGTCCCGCGGGCCGCGGCGCAACAGCGGCTGA
- the lmbU gene encoding lincomycin biosynthesis transcriptional activator LmbU: MVRSNLSVADRCGTSAVNGRVKTGEDGVLVTRVGLRIPAVLNFDTWERAGRHIARVADSSAWCLGDWIIYGQTRYSDRYRRAVEAAGLDYQTIRNYAWVARRFDLSRRREALSFQHHAEVAALPEEQQDHWLEQAERHEWSRNELRRNVRGARGQKKSDTRRDADVLSRITPEAERVERWRTAAERSGASLEEWICARLDFAASLVLQTQAEDARREAGEAVGGA; the protein is encoded by the coding sequence GTGGTGAGGTCGAATTTATCGGTTGCGGACAGGTGTGGGACGTCGGCTGTGAACGGCCGGGTGAAAACGGGGGAGGATGGTGTACTTGTCACTCGCGTCGGGCTCCGCATTCCGGCCGTACTGAATTTCGACACCTGGGAACGCGCGGGCCGGCACATCGCCCGGGTCGCCGACTCATCGGCCTGGTGTCTGGGCGACTGGATCATCTACGGTCAGACCCGGTACAGCGACCGGTACCGCAGAGCGGTGGAGGCGGCCGGTCTGGACTACCAGACGATCCGCAACTACGCCTGGGTGGCACGGCGGTTCGACCTCTCCCGCAGGCGTGAGGCGCTCAGCTTCCAGCACCACGCCGAGGTGGCCGCGCTGCCGGAGGAACAGCAGGACCACTGGCTGGAGCAGGCCGAGAGGCACGAGTGGTCCCGCAACGAGCTGAGGCGCAACGTTCGCGGGGCGCGGGGGCAGAAGAAGTCCGACACCCGCCGGGACGCGGACGTCCTGTCACGCATCACCCCCGAGGCCGAACGTGTCGAGCGGTGGCGGACCGCCGCCGAGCGCTCGGGCGCCTCCCTCGAGGAGTGGATTTGCGCCCGGCTCGACTTCGCCGCGTCGCTGGTTCTCCAGACGCAGGCGGAGGACGCCCGTCGTGAGGCCGGGGAGGCCGTCGGGGGCGCCTAA